One genomic region from Streptomyces sp. NBC_01304 encodes:
- a CDS encoding alpha-ketoacid dehydrogenase subunit beta: MAAQNLPLAKALNESLRKALETDPKVVLMGEDIGKLGGVFRITDGLQKDFGEERVIDTPLAESGIVGTAIGLALRGYRPVVEIQFDGFVFPAYDQIVTQLAKMHARALGKIKMPVVIRIPYGGGIGAVEHHSESPEALFAHVPGLKVVSPSNSSDAYWMLQQAIQSDDPVIFFEPKRRYWDKGEVDTEAFPGPLHKARTVREGTDLTLVAYGPMVKVCVEAAAAAAEEGKSIEVLDLRSMSPIDFDAIQASVEKTRRLVVVHEAPVFYGSGAEIAARITERCFYHLESPVLRVGGFHAPYPPARLEEEYLPGLDRVLDAVDRSLAY; this comes from the coding sequence ATGGCTGCACAGAACCTGCCCCTCGCGAAGGCGCTCAACGAGTCCCTGCGCAAGGCCCTGGAGACCGACCCCAAGGTCGTGCTCATGGGCGAGGACATCGGCAAGCTCGGCGGTGTCTTCCGCATCACGGACGGCCTGCAGAAGGACTTCGGCGAGGAGCGCGTCATCGACACGCCGCTCGCCGAGTCCGGCATCGTCGGCACGGCCATCGGCCTCGCGCTGCGCGGCTACCGGCCCGTCGTGGAGATCCAGTTCGACGGCTTCGTCTTTCCCGCGTACGACCAGATCGTCACGCAGCTCGCGAAGATGCACGCCCGTGCGCTCGGCAAGATCAAGATGCCGGTCGTCATCCGCATTCCCTACGGCGGCGGCATCGGCGCGGTCGAGCACCACTCGGAGTCGCCCGAGGCCCTGTTCGCCCACGTCCCAGGCCTGAAGGTCGTCTCGCCGTCCAACTCCTCGGACGCGTACTGGATGCTGCAGCAGGCCATCCAGAGCGACGACCCGGTGATCTTCTTCGAGCCGAAGCGGCGCTACTGGGACAAGGGCGAGGTCGACACCGAAGCCTTCCCCGGCCCGCTGCACAAGGCGCGCACGGTCCGCGAGGGCACCGACCTCACGCTGGTCGCCTACGGCCCGATGGTGAAGGTCTGTGTCGAGGCCGCCGCGGCCGCCGCCGAGGAGGGCAAGTCGATCGAGGTCCTCGACCTCCGCTCGATGTCGCCCATCGACTTCGACGCCATCCAGGCCTCGGTCGAAAAGACCAGGCGCCTGGTGGTGGTCCATGAGGCTCCGGTCTTCTATGGTTCCGGCGCGGAGATCGCCGCTCGGATCACCGAGCGGTGCTTCTACCACCTCGAATCCCCCGTGCTGCGGGTCGGTGGCTTCCATGCCCCGTACCCGCCGGCGCGGCTGGAGGAGGAGTACCTGCCGGGCCTTGACCGGGTGCTCGACGCCGTCGACCGCTCGCTTGCGTACTGA
- the pdhA gene encoding pyruvate dehydrogenase (acetyl-transferring) E1 component subunit alpha has product MTVESTAARKPRRTSGSKRASATTATAKKAAKAGAQNVTPEQVQLLTPEGKRVEHPDYSIDLSPEELRGLYRDMVLTRRFDAEGTTLQRQGELGLWASLLGQEAAQIGSGRATREDDYVFPTYREHGVAWTRGVDPVNLLGMFRGVNHGGWDPNSNNFHLYTIVIGSQTLHATGYAMGVAKDGADSAVIAYFGDGASSQGDVMEAFNFGAVYNAPVVFFCQNNQWAISEPTEKQMRVPLYQRAQGFGFPGVRVDGNDVLACLAVTKAALERARRGEGPTLIEAFTYRMAAHTTTDDPTRYRQDEEREAWEAKDPILRLRTYLEAEGLADEAFFQELEEEGEKLGKHVREAVRAMPDPDVMAIFENVYADGSALVDEERAQFAAYQASFSTVSDSGSAAGEAK; this is encoded by the coding sequence GTGACCGTGGAGAGCACCGCCGCGCGCAAACCTCGCCGCACCAGCGGCAGCAAGCGTGCAAGCGCCACCACCGCCACCGCCAAGAAGGCGGCGAAGGCCGGGGCGCAGAACGTAACTCCGGAGCAGGTTCAGCTGCTGACGCCCGAGGGCAAGCGCGTCGAGCACCCTGACTACTCCATCGACCTCAGCCCCGAAGAGCTGCGCGGTCTCTACCGCGACATGGTGCTGACGCGCCGCTTCGACGCCGAGGGGACGACCCTGCAGCGCCAGGGCGAGCTGGGCCTGTGGGCCTCGCTGCTCGGCCAGGAGGCCGCCCAGATCGGCTCCGGACGGGCCACGCGCGAGGACGACTACGTCTTCCCGACCTACCGCGAACACGGCGTCGCCTGGACGCGCGGGGTCGACCCGGTGAACCTGCTCGGGATGTTCCGCGGGGTGAACCACGGCGGATGGGACCCGAACAGCAACAACTTCCACCTGTACACGATCGTCATCGGCTCGCAGACCCTGCACGCCACCGGCTACGCCATGGGCGTCGCCAAGGACGGCGCGGACTCCGCGGTCATCGCGTACTTCGGTGACGGCGCCTCCAGCCAGGGCGATGTCATGGAGGCCTTCAACTTCGGCGCGGTCTACAACGCCCCCGTGGTGTTCTTCTGCCAGAACAACCAGTGGGCGATCTCCGAGCCCACCGAGAAGCAGATGCGAGTCCCGCTCTACCAGCGCGCGCAGGGCTTCGGCTTCCCCGGTGTCCGGGTCGACGGAAACGACGTACTGGCGTGCCTGGCCGTGACCAAGGCCGCCCTGGAGCGGGCCCGTCGCGGCGAAGGCCCCACCCTGATCGAGGCGTTCACGTACCGCATGGCCGCCCACACCACCACGGACGACCCGACCCGGTACCGCCAGGACGAGGAGCGCGAGGCCTGGGAGGCCAAGGACCCGATCCTGCGTCTTCGTACGTACCTGGAGGCCGAGGGTCTCGCGGACGAGGCCTTCTTCCAGGAGCTCGAGGAAGAGGGCGAGAAGCTCGGCAAGCACGTCCGCGAGGCGGTACGCGCGATGCCGGACCCCGATGTGATGGCGATCTTCGAGAACGTCTACGCGGACGGCAGCGCACTCGTCGACGAGGAGCGCGCCCAGTTCGCCGCCTACCAGGCGTCCTTCTCGACCGTGTCTGACAGCGGCTCCGCCGCGGGGGAGGCCAAGTAA
- a CDS encoding response regulator transcription factor, producing the protein MREDGKIHVFLLDDHEVVRRGVHELLSVESDIEVVGEAGTAADALVRIPATRPDVAVLDVRLPDGSGVEVCREIRSQNEDIKCLMLTSFADDEALFDAIMAGASGYVLKAIRGNELLTAVRDVAAGKSLLDPVATARVLERLRDGNKGKGDDRLSNLTEQERKILDLIGEGLTNRAIGERLHLAEKTIKNYVSSLLSKLGMERRSQAAAYVARMQAEKR; encoded by the coding sequence GTGCGCGAAGATGGAAAAATCCACGTATTTCTGCTCGACGACCACGAAGTCGTACGGCGCGGAGTCCATGAGTTGCTGTCCGTAGAGTCCGACATCGAGGTCGTCGGAGAAGCGGGCACAGCGGCAGACGCCCTGGTCAGGATCCCCGCGACCCGTCCAGACGTGGCCGTACTCGACGTCAGGCTGCCCGACGGCAGCGGTGTGGAGGTCTGTCGCGAGATCCGTTCGCAGAACGAGGACATCAAGTGCCTGATGCTGACGTCCTTCGCCGACGACGAGGCGCTCTTCGACGCGATCATGGCGGGCGCCTCCGGCTATGTCCTGAAGGCGATCCGCGGCAATGAGCTGCTCACGGCCGTGCGCGACGTGGCCGCCGGCAAGTCGCTGCTCGACCCGGTCGCCACGGCCCGCGTGCTCGAGCGGCTGCGCGACGGCAACAAGGGCAAGGGCGACGACCGCCTCTCGAACCTCACCGAGCAGGAGCGCAAGATCCTCGACCTGATCGGCGAGGGCCTGACCAACCGCGCGATCGGCGAGCGCCTGCACCTGGCCGAGAAGACCATCAAGAACTACGTCTCCAGCCTGCTCTCGAAGCTCGGCATGGAGCGCCGTTCGCAGGCGGCCGCGTATGTGGCCCGAATGCAGGCCGAAAAGCGCTGA
- a CDS encoding pyridoxamine 5'-phosphate oxidase family protein yields the protein MSTDELRAIELLSRVNYGRVATSMRALPFLAAARHIVVDGRVLLRMHRGFGYHQACQGSVVAYGADNFNTGEDGRRALWSVQFVGTCEMVEPTTTELELFGPAPHYVDGDLFDPVYLRIEPNFVRVHSLDGGHTRQQLQHVL from the coding sequence ATGTCCACCGATGAACTCCGCGCCATCGAGCTGCTCAGCCGCGTCAACTACGGCCGAGTGGCGACGAGCATGCGAGCGCTGCCCTTCCTGGCCGCCGCCCGCCACATCGTGGTGGACGGCCGCGTGCTCCTGCGCATGCACCGGGGCTTCGGCTACCACCAGGCCTGTCAGGGCAGCGTGGTCGCGTACGGCGCCGACAACTTCAACACCGGCGAGGACGGCAGGCGGGCCCTGTGGTCCGTCCAGTTCGTCGGCACCTGCGAGATGGTCGAGCCGACCACCACCGAGCTGGAGCTGTTCGGGCCCGCCCCGCACTATGTCGACGGCGACCTCTTCGACCCGGTCTACCTCCGCATAGAGCCGAACTTCGTCCGCGTGCACAGCCTGGACGGCGGGCACACGCGGCAGCAGCTGCAGCACGTCCTCTAG
- a CDS encoding protein kinase domain-containing protein — translation MSDAPELWGNGGLVGDGRYRLTHRLGRGGMAEVFAAEDVRLGRTVAVKLLRTDLAEDPISKARFTREAQSVAGLNHHAVVAVYDSGEDVVGANTIPYIVMEIVEGRTIRDLLLNAEAPGPEQALIIVSGVLEALAYSHQHGIVHRDIKPANVIITNTGAVKVMDFGIARALHGASNTMTQTGMVMGTPQYLSPEQALGKAVDHRSDLYATGCLLYELLALRPPFTGETPLSVVYQHVQDMPVPPSEVSDGVPPELDGMVMRSLAKDPDDRFQSAEEMRGLIQYSLQMLQEQGGHTGTWNTGPVELHEGGNTPAMGVAGAGVMGHPGDSGTAQIPQTMIRPPGDDDGGFDGGQRGGKGGRGKMWILAMLAVIAIGVGIAFALQPDKKGGGGTDESPNPSVSQSQESKDSSDEPSSDESTEPGGSGGNTQTSEPSTSPSTSPSTSPSHSEGPTDPPTKDPTTEPPTEDPTTEPPTEDPTTEPEESPQGDSAG, via the coding sequence ATGTCAGATGCGCCTGAGTTGTGGGGGAACGGCGGACTTGTCGGAGACGGCCGTTATCGGCTGACGCACAGACTCGGCCGCGGCGGCATGGCCGAGGTCTTCGCCGCGGAGGACGTACGTCTCGGACGTACGGTCGCCGTCAAGCTGCTGCGGACCGATCTCGCCGAGGACCCCATCTCCAAGGCCCGCTTCACCCGTGAGGCCCAGTCGGTCGCGGGCCTCAACCACCATGCGGTGGTGGCCGTCTACGACTCCGGCGAGGACGTCGTCGGCGCCAACACCATCCCGTACATCGTGATGGAGATCGTCGAAGGCCGCACCATCCGCGACCTGCTGCTCAACGCGGAGGCCCCGGGCCCCGAGCAGGCGCTGATCATCGTCTCCGGTGTCCTCGAGGCGCTCGCGTACTCACATCAGCACGGCATCGTGCACCGCGACATCAAGCCGGCGAACGTGATCATCACCAACACCGGTGCGGTCAAGGTGATGGACTTCGGCATCGCCCGCGCCCTGCACGGCGCCTCGAACACGATGACCCAGACCGGCATGGTCATGGGCACCCCGCAGTACCTCTCGCCGGAGCAGGCGCTCGGCAAGGCGGTCGACCACCGCTCCGACCTCTACGCCACCGGCTGCCTGCTGTACGAACTCCTCGCGCTGCGCCCGCCGTTCACCGGTGAGACGCCGCTGTCGGTGGTCTACCAGCACGTCCAGGACATGCCGGTGCCGCCGTCCGAGGTCTCCGACGGGGTGCCGCCGGAGCTGGACGGCATGGTGATGCGCTCCCTCGCGAAGGACCCGGACGACCGGTTCCAGAGCGCCGAGGAGATGCGCGGCCTCATCCAGTACAGCCTGCAGATGCTGCAGGAGCAGGGCGGCCACACCGGCACCTGGAACACCGGCCCGGTAGAGCTGCACGAGGGTGGCAACACCCCGGCGATGGGCGTCGCGGGCGCCGGCGTGATGGGGCACCCGGGCGACAGCGGCACCGCGCAGATCCCGCAGACCATGATCCGGCCGCCCGGTGACGACGACGGCGGCTTCGACGGCGGACAGCGTGGCGGCAAGGGCGGCCGCGGCAAGATGTGGATCCTCGCGATGCTCGCGGTGATCGCGATCGGGGTGGGCATCGCGTTCGCGCTGCAGCCGGACAAGAAGGGGGGCGGGGGCACCGACGAGTCGCCGAACCCGTCCGTGTCCCAGTCGCAGGAGTCCAAGGACTCCTCGGACGAGCCGTCCTCGGACGAGTCCACGGAGCCGGGCGGCTCCGGCGGCAATACGCAGACGTCGGAGCCGAGCACCTCGCCCAGCACCTCGCCGAGCACCTCGCCGAGCCACAGCGAGGGCCCGACGGACCCGCCGACCAAGGACCCGACCACGGAGCCCCCGACGGAGGACCCGACCACGGAGCCGCCCACGGAGGACCCGACCACGGAGCCGGAGGAGTCCCCGCAGGGGGATTCGGCGGGCTGA
- a CDS encoding protein kinase domain-containing protein: MSQDGAQGGRYAGRALAGGRYQLQDLLGEGGMASVHLAYDAVLDRQVAIKTLHTELGREQSFRERFRREAQSVAKLTHTNIVSVFDTGEDALDGATMPYIVMEYVEGQPLGSVLDADVAQFGAMPGDKALKITADVLAALEISHEMGLVHRDIKPGNVMMTKRNVVKVMDFGIARAMQSGVTSMTQTGMVVGTPQYLSPEQALGRGVDARSDLYSVGIMLFQLVTGRLPFEADSPLAIAYAHVQEEPVAPSSINRALPPAVDALVARALKKNPNERFPTAEAMRDECLRVAQSLQGAAPSIVPGSQTSSGAGVGAAVFPPVDQSMPGQAGSVQTPYQPSPYGTPPPATPAPGYGYPQQQGVYPTPAPGTFHNTPAPHQQGPGTPPPYNLNPQAAGAGTGGTGGSGSGTGRKSNMPVIVGSIVVALLAIGGLITAITLNNKGDEPEGGGGNKPSQKEEVAGHKGPDETKKIEKTACTEAREGYDDPAKVQAPNFTYFNLDSVKECASAAGWRIQEKSLNENAYGEDTVMEQFPQPGDEIDPENAKFTLQVSTGDPA, from the coding sequence ATGAGCCAGGACGGCGCACAGGGCGGCCGGTACGCGGGGCGGGCCCTGGCGGGTGGCCGGTATCAGCTGCAGGACCTCCTCGGCGAGGGCGGCATGGCCTCCGTCCACCTGGCGTACGACGCCGTCCTCGACCGGCAGGTCGCCATCAAGACGCTGCACACGGAACTGGGCCGCGAACAGTCCTTCCGTGAGCGCTTCCGGCGCGAGGCCCAGTCGGTGGCCAAGCTCACCCACACCAACATCGTCTCCGTCTTCGACACCGGCGAGGACGCGCTCGACGGCGCGACGATGCCGTACATCGTCATGGAGTACGTCGAGGGCCAGCCGCTCGGCTCGGTGCTCGACGCGGACGTCGCGCAGTTCGGTGCGATGCCCGGCGACAAGGCGCTGAAGATCACCGCGGATGTGCTCGCGGCGCTCGAGATCAGCCACGAGATGGGCCTGGTCCACCGGGACATCAAGCCGGGCAACGTGATGATGACCAAGCGCAACGTGGTCAAGGTCATGGACTTCGGCATCGCCCGCGCGATGCAGTCCGGTGTCACCTCGATGACGCAGACCGGCATGGTCGTCGGCACCCCGCAGTACCTCTCGCCCGAGCAGGCCCTCGGCCGCGGTGTGGACGCCCGCTCCGACCTCTACTCGGTCGGGATCATGCTGTTCCAGCTGGTCACCGGCCGCCTCCCGTTCGAGGCGGACTCGCCGCTCGCGATCGCGTACGCGCATGTCCAGGAGGAGCCGGTCGCGCCGTCCTCCATCAACCGGGCGCTGCCGCCGGCCGTGGACGCGCTGGTCGCCCGCGCGCTGAAGAAGAACCCGAACGAGCGCTTCCCGACCGCCGAGGCGATGCGCGACGAGTGTCTGCGGGTCGCCCAGTCGCTGCAGGGCGCGGCCCCGAGCATCGTGCCGGGCTCGCAGACCTCGAGCGGTGCGGGCGTCGGCGCGGCGGTCTTCCCGCCGGTCGACCAGTCCATGCCGGGCCAGGCGGGCTCGGTGCAGACCCCGTACCAGCCGAGCCCGTACGGCACCCCGCCGCCGGCCACTCCGGCTCCCGGGTACGGCTACCCGCAGCAGCAGGGCGTCTATCCGACGCCCGCCCCCGGCACGTTCCACAACACTCCGGCGCCGCACCAGCAGGGGCCGGGCACCCCGCCGCCGTACAACCTCAATCCGCAGGCGGCCGGTGCCGGCACGGGCGGTACCGGCGGCTCCGGTTCCGGTACCGGTCGCAAGAGCAACATGCCGGTGATCGTCGGCTCGATCGTCGTCGCGCTCCTGGCGATCGGCGGCCTGATCACCGCCATCACCCTCAACAACAAGGGGGACGAACCGGAGGGCGGGGGCGGCAACAAGCCGTCGCAGAAGGAAGAGGTCGCGGGGCACAAGGGCCCGGACGAGACGAAGAAGATCGAGAAGACCGCCTGCACGGAGGCCCGGGAGGGCTACGACGACCCCGCGAAGGTCCAGGCGCCCAACTTCACGTACTTCAACCTCGACTCGGTCAAGGAGTGCGCGAGCGCGGCCGGCTGGCGCATCCAGGAGAAGTCCCTCAACGAGAACGCGTACGGCGAGGACACCGTGATGGAGCAGTTCCCGCAGCCGGGCGACGAGATCGACCCGGAGAACGCGAAGTTCACGCTGCAGGTCTCGACGGGCGATCCGGCCTAG
- a CDS encoding helix-turn-helix domain-containing protein → MLSDTERQVLDILTRTDKDEAAAREMGVSLRTFRRYVADIMLRLGAANRFQAGLLAKEQGWI, encoded by the coding sequence TTGCTGTCGGACACCGAGCGCCAGGTCCTCGACATCCTGACCCGCACGGACAAGGACGAGGCGGCGGCCCGCGAAATGGGCGTCTCCCTGCGGACGTTCCGCCGGTACGTCGCCGACATCATGCTGCGCCTCGGAGCGGCGAACCGCTTCCAGGCGGGGTTGCTGGCGAAGGAGCAGGGCTGGATCTGA
- a CDS encoding bacterial proteasome activator family protein: MEMPRNDRSQESPQVLVVGQDGMALGGGGGDDEPREIPVTEMVEQPAKVMRIGSMIKQLLEEVRAAPLDEASRARLKEIHHSSVRELEDGLAPELVEELERLSLPFMDESIPSDAELRIAQAQLVGWLEGLFHGIQTTLFAQQMAARAQLEQMRRALPPGVGHDEDDDDHGVAGRTGGPYL, translated from the coding sequence ATGGAGATGCCGAGGAACGACAGGTCGCAGGAGAGTCCCCAGGTCCTGGTTGTGGGCCAGGACGGAATGGCCCTCGGCGGAGGCGGCGGGGACGACGAGCCCCGTGAGATCCCGGTGACGGAGATGGTCGAGCAGCCGGCCAAGGTGATGCGCATCGGCAGCATGATCAAGCAGCTGCTCGAGGAGGTCAGGGCGGCTCCTCTGGACGAGGCGAGCCGGGCCCGGCTCAAGGAGATCCACCACAGTTCGGTGCGTGAGCTCGAGGACGGTCTGGCCCCCGAGCTGGTAGAGGAGTTGGAGCGGCTTTCGCTCCCCTTCATGGACGAGTCCATCCCGAGCGATGCCGAACTGCGCATCGCGCAGGCTCAGTTGGTCGGCTGGCTGGAGGGCCTTTTCCACGGCATCCAGACCACGCTGTTCGCGCAGCAGATGGCGGCGCGGGCCCAGCTGGAGCAGATGCGCCGGGCGCTGCCGCCGGGCGTGGGACACGACGAGGACGACGACGATCACGGGGTCGCGGGCCGCACCGGGGGCCCGTACCTGTAG
- a CDS encoding NAD(P)H-quinone oxidoreductase has protein sequence MHAITIPEPGGPEALVWAEVPDPVPGEGEVLVEVAASAVNRADLLQRQGFYDPPPGSSPYPGLECSGRIVALGPSVSGWSVGDEVCALLAGGGYAEKVAVPVGQLLPVPDGVDLVTAAALPEVTCTVWSNVFMIAHLHPSETLLVHGGSSGIGTMAIQLAKAIGAKVAVTAGSKEKLAQCAELGADVLIDYREQDFLEEVRAATGGAGVDVILDIIGAKYLERNVKVLAVNGRLAIIGLQGGVKGEVNLGALLAKRGAITATSLRGRPLGEKAAIVSAVREHVWPLIGAGRVRPVVDRQVPLREAAEGHRVVEGSGHVGKVLLVR, from the coding sequence ATGCATGCGATCACCATCCCCGAACCCGGCGGACCCGAGGCGCTCGTATGGGCCGAGGTCCCCGATCCCGTACCCGGCGAGGGCGAGGTCCTGGTCGAGGTGGCGGCGAGCGCCGTCAACCGCGCCGACCTGCTGCAGCGTCAGGGCTTCTACGACCCGCCACCCGGCTCGTCCCCGTACCCCGGCCTCGAATGCTCGGGGCGGATCGTCGCGCTCGGGCCCTCGGTGAGCGGCTGGTCGGTCGGCGACGAGGTGTGCGCGCTGCTCGCGGGCGGCGGCTACGCCGAGAAAGTCGCCGTACCCGTCGGGCAGTTGCTGCCCGTGCCGGACGGCGTGGACCTCGTGACGGCGGCCGCGCTGCCCGAGGTCACCTGCACCGTGTGGTCCAACGTCTTCATGATCGCCCATCTGCACCCGAGCGAGACGCTGCTCGTGCACGGTGGCTCCAGCGGGATCGGCACCATGGCGATCCAGCTCGCCAAGGCGATCGGGGCGAAGGTCGCGGTCACCGCGGGGAGCAAGGAGAAGCTTGCGCAGTGCGCCGAGTTGGGCGCGGATGTGCTGATCGACTACCGGGAGCAGGACTTCCTGGAGGAGGTCCGGGCTGCGACCGGTGGGGCCGGGGTCGATGTCATTCTCGACATCATCGGGGCGAAGTACCTGGAGCGGAATGTGAAGGTGCTCGCGGTGAACGGGCGCCTCGCGATCATCGGGCTGCAGGGTGGGGTCAAGGGTGAGGTGAACCTCGGGGCGTTGCTGGCGAAGCGGGGGGCGATTACGGCCACGTCTTTGCGGGGGCGGCCGTTGGGTGAGAAGGCTGCGATCGTCTCGGCTGTTCGGGAGCATGTGTGGCCCCTCATCGGGGCCGGGCGGGTTCGGCCTGTGGTGGATCGTCAGGTGCCGCTTCGTGAGGCCGCCGAGGGGCATCGGGTTGTGGAGGGGTCCGGGCACGTGGGCAAGGTGCTGCTTGTTCGTTGA
- a CDS encoding potassium channel family protein, protein MAVHGGPGRRSGPGRVFHVKLPGHDAMARQADEHLVTSRIKLPKRVVQRPLQQVTKRIVMALSILVATALIVYVDSGGYNDNVDGEVDLLDAFYYATVTLSTTGYGDIAPASDGARLANILIITPLRVLFLIILVGTTLEVLTERTREEFRLNRWRSTLRDHTVVVGFGTKGRSAIQTLCATGLKKEQIVIVDPSAKVIDAATAEGFVGVVGDATRSDVLLRAEAQRARQVVIATQRDDTAVLVTLTARQLNRGAKIVAAVREEENAPLLRQSGADAVITSASAAGRLLGLSVLSPSAGTVMEDLIQQGSGLDLVERTVTKAEAGRGVRETEDLVVSVVRGHRLLGYDDPAASPLQLTDRLITIVRATPQAPAAPDTRPLPKD, encoded by the coding sequence ATGGCTGTCCACGGCGGGCCCGGACGACGCAGCGGGCCCGGAAGGGTGTTTCACGTGAAACTGCCCGGCCATGACGCGATGGCCCGGCAGGCCGACGAGCACCTGGTCACCAGCCGGATCAAGCTCCCCAAGCGGGTCGTGCAACGCCCCCTGCAGCAGGTCACCAAGCGCATCGTGATGGCGCTGAGCATCCTGGTGGCCACCGCGCTGATCGTCTACGTCGACAGCGGGGGCTACAACGACAACGTCGACGGCGAGGTCGACCTGCTCGACGCCTTCTACTACGCGACCGTCACCCTCTCCACCACCGGATACGGCGACATCGCCCCGGCCAGCGACGGCGCCAGGCTTGCCAACATCCTCATCATTACGCCCCTGCGCGTGCTGTTCCTGATCATCCTGGTCGGAACCACCCTCGAAGTGCTCACCGAGCGCACCCGCGAGGAGTTCCGGCTGAACCGCTGGAGGTCCACCTTGCGCGACCACACCGTCGTCGTCGGCTTCGGCACCAAGGGCCGCTCGGCGATCCAGACCCTGTGCGCGACGGGCCTGAAGAAGGAACAGATCGTCATCGTCGACCCCAGCGCCAAGGTCATCGACGCCGCGACCGCCGAGGGCTTCGTCGGTGTGGTGGGCGATGCGACACGCAGCGACGTCCTGCTGCGGGCCGAGGCCCAGCGGGCCCGGCAGGTCGTCATCGCCACCCAGCGGGACGACACGGCGGTCCTGGTCACGCTCACCGCGCGCCAGCTCAACCGGGGCGCGAAGATCGTCGCCGCGGTCCGCGAGGAGGAGAACGCGCCGTTGCTGCGCCAGTCCGGGGCCGACGCTGTGATCACCAGCGCCAGCGCGGCGGGCCGTCTGCTCGGTCTGTCGGTGCTCAGCCCCAGCGCGGGCACGGTGATGGAGGACCTGATCCAGCAGGGCAGCGGGCTCGACCTCGTCGAACGCACGGTGACCAAGGCCGAGGCGGGGCGGGGCGTGCGGGAGACCGAGGACCTGGTGGTCAGTGTCGTACGCGGTCATCGGCTGCTCGGATACGACGATCCGGCGGCCAGCCCACTGCAGTTGACGGACCGTCTGATCACGATCGTTCGGGCGACTCCGCAGGCCCCGGCGGCGCCGGACACCCGGCCGCTGCCCAAGGACTGA